A genomic window from Pseudomonadota bacterium includes:
- a CDS encoding MDR family oxidoreductase, translating to MTEGAFTALVLEDEKGKVRASVKKLPETSLPAGDVTVAVAYSTLNYKDGMIVNGLGHMVKSYPHVPGIDFVGTVEESSSPRFRPGDEVILTGWRVGEVHWGGFAQKARVRAEWLVPLPKGLSPKRAMAIGTAGFTAMLALMALEEHGLTPAAGEVIVTGASGGLGSVAVALLAACGYRVAASTGRPELHGYLKELGAAVILDRAELAPSRFVEGGKLGQPLGSEHWVGAIDTVGGATLTTLIATMKHWSSIAVCGLASGNELHASLIPFLIRGINLLGIESATCRTQRRQTAWERLVRDLPMEALDRMTQTAALKDIPKLASEILLGRVRGRTVIDVNA from the coding sequence ATGACGGAGGGCGCTTTCACGGCGCTTGTTCTGGAGGACGAGAAAGGCAAGGTCCGCGCTTCCGTCAAAAAGTTGCCCGAAACGTCACTGCCCGCAGGCGATGTCACCGTCGCGGTCGCCTACTCGACGCTCAACTACAAGGACGGCATGATCGTGAACGGCCTTGGGCACATGGTGAAAAGCTATCCCCATGTGCCGGGAATCGACTTCGTCGGCACGGTCGAAGAATCGTCCTCGCCTCGCTTCCGGCCGGGCGATGAGGTGATCCTCACCGGCTGGCGCGTGGGCGAGGTCCACTGGGGCGGGTTCGCCCAGAAGGCGCGCGTGCGGGCGGAATGGCTGGTGCCCTTGCCGAAGGGGCTCAGCCCAAAACGGGCGATGGCGATCGGCACGGCGGGCTTCACCGCCATGCTGGCCCTGATGGCGCTCGAGGAACATGGGCTTACGCCGGCCGCCGGCGAGGTCATCGTGACCGGGGCTTCCGGGGGCCTCGGCAGCGTCGCGGTGGCGCTGCTTGCCGCCTGTGGCTACCGGGTCGCCGCCTCGACCGGCCGGCCGGAACTGCATGGCTATCTCAAGGAGCTGGGCGCGGCGGTCATCCTCGACCGGGCCGAGCTGGCACCTTCGCGTTTCGTCGAGGGGGGCAAGCTCGGCCAGCCTCTGGGCTCCGAACATTGGGTTGGCGCCATCGATACGGTGGGGGGCGCTACGCTCACGACATTGATCGCCACGATGAAACACTGGTCCAGCATTGCCGTTTGCGGACTGGCCTCGGGGAACGAGTTGCACGCGTCGCTGATTCCCTTTCTGATCCGGGGCATCAATCTTCTCGGCATTGAATCGGCGACCTGCCGAACCCAGCGCCGGCAAACGGCGTGGGAACGGCTGGTCCGTGATCTGCCGATGGAAGCGCTCGACCGCATGACGCAAACCGCGGCGTTGAAGGACATTCCAAAACTTGCCTCGGAGATTCTGTTGGGAAGGGTGC